In one window of Nocardiopsis aegyptia DNA:
- a CDS encoding SURF1 family cytochrome oxidase biogenesis protein produces the protein MLKVLFSRRMVAFHLLVLVIVPSFVRLGFWQLDRWETRSESVRLQQDNVAAEPVPVEELTGVGEEVSPRDRWRTVEVSGTWDTEHELLLRNRDGSRGVGFHVLTPLVTEDGSAVLVNRGWIMRGDTALDVPDVPPAPEGTVEIAGRLQFTETEENTGLANRDGLPEGQIMIVDVDMLADRLPYPVLGGYVELTEQDPVPDPAPERIALREVDSGMSLSYAVQWWVFSVVAVVGWVVLMRRELRDARAEEEGGEPGGSDRPGGSGGTDGSTDPDAAGGSGDTDDSEDPDGARGSDGSDAAGGSAASGAPATPEGTHAGRQ, from the coding sequence GTGCTCAAAGTCCTGTTCTCGCGACGCATGGTCGCCTTCCACCTGCTGGTCCTGGTGATCGTGCCCAGCTTCGTCCGGCTCGGCTTCTGGCAGTTGGACCGGTGGGAGACGCGCAGCGAGTCCGTGCGCCTGCAACAGGACAACGTGGCCGCGGAGCCGGTCCCCGTCGAGGAGCTCACCGGGGTCGGCGAGGAGGTGTCGCCTCGGGACCGGTGGCGCACCGTCGAGGTGAGCGGCACGTGGGACACCGAGCACGAACTGCTGCTGCGCAACCGCGACGGCTCCCGCGGTGTCGGCTTCCACGTGCTGACGCCGCTCGTCACCGAGGACGGGTCGGCCGTCCTGGTCAACCGCGGCTGGATCATGCGGGGCGACACCGCGCTCGACGTGCCGGACGTGCCGCCGGCGCCGGAGGGCACCGTGGAGATCGCCGGGCGCCTCCAGTTCACCGAGACCGAGGAGAACACCGGGCTCGCCAACCGCGACGGCCTGCCGGAGGGGCAGATCATGATCGTGGACGTGGACATGCTCGCCGACCGGCTGCCCTACCCCGTCCTCGGCGGGTACGTCGAACTCACCGAGCAGGACCCGGTGCCCGACCCCGCGCCCGAGCGGATCGCGCTGCGGGAGGTGGACTCGGGGATGAGCCTGTCCTACGCCGTGCAGTGGTGGGTGTTCTCGGTCGTGGCGGTCGTGGGCTGGGTGGTGCTCATGCGCCGCGAGCTGCGCGACGCCCGTGCCGAGGAGGAGGGAGGGGAGCCGGGCGGCTCCGACCGCCCCGGTGGTTCGGGCGGTACGGACGGCTCGACGGACCCCGATGCTGCGGGCGGCTCCGGCGACACGGACGACTCGGAGGATCCCGATGGTGCGCGCGGCTCGGACGGTTCCGATGCCGCGGGCGGTTCGGCCGCCTCGGGCGCCCCGGCGACACCCGAGGGGACCCATGCCGGACGACAGTGA
- a CDS encoding chaplin: MRNTFRYSFATVLTAGLVVAPLTSAFADTSTDGSGGVASGSQVVVPADIEADLCGNSLAVLGISQAKCTEVSEVLYESSGQGGPSTDGSGGVASGNQIVVPVDAALEACGNAVGVGGVSQAECEEVVEVLEEESGSDEAATTSGSGGVASGNQIVVPVDVALNVCGNSVAILGNASSTCTTIINVIQASPENEADGPSTDGSGGVASGNQVVVPVDAAVDICGNAVSVLGLAEATCLETISDGEDDGGDDGDDGDDGDDGGDDDKEQDRDEDTDEGDNGGDDGGDDTDTGEDGGEEGDDSSTADERPTPEPQADEQLALTGSALGGLVAAGVAAIGAGAAGLYFARKRRSAAAEDVPADDQE; this comes from the coding sequence ATGCGCAACACCTTCCGTTACTCCTTCGCCACGGTCCTCACCGCCGGGCTGGTGGTCGCTCCCCTCACGTCGGCCTTCGCCGACACCTCCACCGACGGCTCCGGCGGTGTGGCCAGCGGCAGCCAGGTCGTCGTGCCGGCGGACATCGAGGCCGACCTGTGCGGCAACTCGCTCGCCGTGCTGGGCATCTCGCAGGCGAAGTGCACCGAGGTCTCCGAGGTCCTCTACGAGAGCAGCGGCCAGGGCGGCCCGTCCACCGACGGTTCGGGCGGCGTGGCCAGCGGCAACCAGATCGTGGTCCCCGTCGACGCCGCGCTGGAGGCCTGCGGCAACGCCGTGGGTGTGGGCGGGGTGTCCCAGGCCGAGTGCGAGGAGGTGGTCGAGGTCCTGGAGGAGGAGTCCGGGTCCGATGAAGCGGCGACCACCAGCGGCTCCGGCGGTGTCGCCAGCGGCAACCAGATCGTCGTTCCGGTCGACGTCGCGCTCAACGTCTGCGGCAACTCGGTCGCCATCCTGGGCAACGCCAGCTCCACGTGCACCACGATCATCAACGTCATCCAGGCCTCGCCCGAGAACGAGGCCGACGGCCCGTCCACCGACGGTTCGGGCGGTGTGGCCAGCGGCAACCAGGTCGTGGTGCCGGTCGACGCCGCCGTCGACATCTGCGGCAACGCGGTGTCGGTCCTCGGACTCGCCGAGGCGACCTGCCTGGAGACGATCTCTGACGGCGAGGACGACGGCGGGGACGACGGCGACGACGGTGACGACGGTGACGACGGCGGGGACGACGACAAGGAGCAGGACCGCGACGAGGACACCGACGAGGGCGACAACGGCGGCGACGACGGTGGCGACGACACCGACACCGGTGAGGACGGCGGCGAGGAGGGCGACGACTCCAGCACCGCCGACGAGCGTCCGACCCCCGAGCCGCAGGCCGACGAGCAGCTCGCCCTGACCGGTAGCGCCCTGGGCGGCCTGGTCGCCGCCGGTGTGGCCGCGATCGGCGCCGGCGCCGCCGGGCTGTACTTCGCCCGCAAGCGCCGGAGCGCCGCGGCCGAGGACGTCCCGGCCGACGACCAGGAGTAG